The Manis javanica isolate MJ-LG chromosome 4, MJ_LKY, whole genome shotgun sequence genome contains a region encoding:
- the KHDRBS1 gene encoding KH domain-containing, RNA-binding, signal transduction-associated protein 1 → MQRRDDPAARMSRSSGRSGSMDPAGAHPSVRQAPSRQPPLSHRSRGGGGGPRGGARASPATQPPPLLPPSATGPDATVGGPAPTPLLPPSATASVKMEPENKYLPELMAEKDSLDPSFTHAMQLLTAEIEKIQKGDSKKDDDENYLDLFSHKNMKLKERVLIPVKQYPKFNFVGKILGPQGNTIKRLQEETGAKISVLGKGSMRDKAKEEELRKGGDPKYAHLNMDLHVFIEVFGPPCEAYALMAHAMEEVKKFLVPDMMDDICQEQFLELSYLNGVPEPSRGRGVPVRGRGAAPPPPPVPRGRGVGPPRGALVRGTPVRGTITRGATVTRGVPPPPTVRGAPAPRARTAGIQRIPLPPPPAPETYEEYGYDDTYAEQSYEGYEGYYSQSQGDSEYYDYGHGEVQDSYEAYGQDDWNGTRPSLKAPPARPVKGAYREHPYGRY, encoded by the exons ATGCAGCGCCGGGACGACCCCGCCGCGCGTATGAGCCGGTCCTCGGGCCGCAGCGGCTCCATGGACCCCGCAGGTGCCCACCCCTCAGTGCGTCAGGCGCCTTCTCGGCAGCCGCCGCTCTCTCACCGGTCCCGGGGAGGCGGAGGGGGCCCCCGGGGGGGCGCCCGGGCCTCTCCCGCCACGCAGCCGCCACCTCTGCTGCCGCCCTCGGCCACGGGTCCCGACGCGACAGTGGGCGGTCCAGCGCCGACCCCATTGCTGCCTCCCTCTGCCACTGCCTCGGTAAAGATGGAGCCGGAGAACAAGTACCTGCCCGAACTCATGGCCGAGAAGGATTCTCTCGACCCGTCCTTCACTCACGCCATGCAGTTGCTGACGGCAG AAATTGAGAAGATTCAGAAAGGGGATTCAAAAAAGGATGATGATGAGAATTACttggatttattttctcacaagaACATGAAGCTTAAGGAGCGGGTACTGATACCTGTCAAGCAGTATCCCAAG ttcaatTTTGTGGGAAAGATCCTTGGACCACAAGGGAATACAATCAAAAGACTTCAAGAAGAAACTGGTGCAAAGATCTCCGTGTTGGGAAAGGGCTCAATGAGAGACAAAGCCAAG GAAGAAGAGCTGCGCAAAGGTGGAGACCCCAAATATGCCCACTTGAATATGGATCTGCATGTCTTCATTGAAGTCTTTGGACCCCCATGTGAGGCTTATGCTCTTATGGCCCATGCAATGGAAGAAGTCAAGAAGTTTCTAGTACCT GATATGATGGATGATATCTGCCAGGAGCAGTTTCTCGAGCTCTCCTACTTGAACGGAGTACCAGAGCCCTCTCGTGGACGTGGAGTGCCAGTGAGAGGCCGGGGAGctgcacctcctcctccacctgttCCAAG GGGCCGTGGTGTTGGACCACCTCGGGGGGCTTTGGTGCGTGGTACACCAGTGAGAGGAACCATCACCAGAGGTGCCACTGTGACTCGAGGAGTGCCACCCCCACCTACTGTGAGGGGTGCTCCAGCACCAAGAGCACGGACAGCAGGCATCCAGAGAATACCTTTGCCTCCACCCCCTGCACCAGAAACATATGAAGAATAT GGATATGATGATACATATGCAGAACAGAGTTATGAAGGCTACGAAGGCTATTACAGCCAGAGCCAAGG GGACTCAGAATATTATGACTATGGACATGGGGAGGTTCAAGACTCTTATGAAGCTTATG